Proteins encoded within one genomic window of Cyprinus carpio isolate SPL01 chromosome B22, ASM1834038v1, whole genome shotgun sequence:
- the LOC122141707 gene encoding uncharacterized protein LOC122141707 has protein sequence MFHMFVLFCLCCWSLTGVFGAETNEIQSVSVMEGDSVTLKTNVTELHGDEDITWKYGAEKALIVKISNEKQIFSTYDVPRDRFRDRLKVDHQTGSLTITNITTQHAGVYEQQRRGAKLSSKTFNVSVYESDSLTVLISFAVAESLLIVAGFGIFCICWKCRKTDQDVQICEDEITHVVMIHEPTFYERNAHTLFQKKPFYC, from the exons atgtttcacatgtttgttttgttctgtttgtgctgctggAGTCTGACTG gtgtgtttggtgcagaaacaaatgaaatacagtcagtgtcagtgatggagggagattctgtcactttaAAAACTAATGTTACTGAATTACATGGAGATGAAGACATAACATGGAAATATGGAGCTGAGAAGGCTCTCATAGTTAAAATCAGCAATGAGAAACAAATCTTTTCAACATATGATGTTCCTCGTGatagattcagagacagactgaaggtggatcatcagactggatctctgaccatcacaaacatcacaactcaacacgcTGGAGTCTATGAACAACAGAGAAGGGGAGCGAAActgtcatcaaaaacatttaatgtttctgtctatg AATCAGATTCTCTGACAGTGTTGATCTCTTTTGCTGTTGCTGAATCTCTGTTGATTGTCGCTGGATTTGGGATCTTCTGCATCTGCTGGAAATGTAGAAAAACTGATCAAGATG TTCAGATTTGTGAAGATGAGATCACTCATGTTGTCATGATACATGAGCCAACGTTCTACGAAAGAAATGCACATACACTG TTCCAGAAGAAGCCATTTTACTGTTAA